A single genomic interval of Sebastes umbrosus isolate fSebUmb1 chromosome 11, fSebUmb1.pri, whole genome shotgun sequence harbors:
- the fam171a1 gene encoding protein FAM171A1 isoform X2, with protein sequence MMRAESWRRAAAVVLCLGYLVSRAVAKTSPEDSATEEVTLKVHLSDASTHQPLGGATIQLFANHTSVTTETSSLDGNTYLRFPYRLGTPLVVTATKQGYVPNSVPWSPSRLPVFSSISLDLLPERAATLTVYEDVVEIVSGLQGLRHQPSVHFQRRALSLPSNTSYANLTALLTVASSPSHIQHFPHLQVLSGNGTGTEKRFELTPVAAISVHLLASDGVELQVTEPITVSVPLPADSGLKENDHIPAWRFDPRLGAWIKSSWGHVQREGNQLSLTYIAPQLGYWVAAMSPLDSGPVFAKDISMYHTVFLLAILGGMALILLCLLCLLLYYCRRRCLKPRVSHRKLTQSSGLDGSKRDQATSMSHLNLISNEVQLELVSTATEPDMTTPMLKPSSYEHQDNHRQHSLIHHSKHSRSSLGNNSHHGSSLGNLTPRSRDYRQSVETFQLKAALSSGTDRGYRQSYTSVCSSSNPISDALSSANHGQVSANQLSSVGIVDCISPSSPPHTPSRGEVCECRAPDYLLSRSVDHLERPSPPLLPRPGQLLCCGSVDLLSGGEGYPRVRPTLVIPAHYMRLPGEHPLSGQALLLQTDQQSDLETIQAELNASHSQQPLGQSPTDCTPRPNKQGEGGLSGSLSIPAALGETGLVEINIEDTLWAEKTLMELRGGKPLPHPRAWFVSLEGRSNAIRHSYIDLQRAGCHGNTPGGGGQQGKGSGGRRGNSNDASLDSGVDLNELRVGRRGRDAGREEREIDRSKGTAPAMAYTQLVYVDDLDVGGSEEETPKSSPQDSITGPILSDKAEAQRGDQGDAEEKRVEGVQIQEEPPSLSSSSPGSPPPLPTPEGETFRTDHTLLSVSPDDDAAHEDGEEEKKSPWQKREERPLLSFNMK encoded by the exons ATGATGCGGGCTGAGAGCTGGAGacgagctgctgctgttgtgctgTGTTTAGGATACCTTGTCTCCAGAGCTGTCGCCAAAACATCACCAGAGGACTCAGCCACCGAAG AGGTGACTCTGAAGGTCCACCTGAGCGATGCCAGCACTCACCAGCCTTTGGGAGGAGCCACCATACAGCTCTTCGCCAACCACACTTCTGTAACCACAGAAACCTCATCACTGGATGGCAACACCTACCTGCGCTTCCCCTACCGCCTTGGGACACCGTTGGTCGTCACCGCAACCAAACAGGGATATGTGCCAAACTCTGTGCCCTGGAGTCCTTCCAGATTACCtg TATTTTCCTCCATCAGCCTGGACCTGCTACCAGAAAGAGCTGCTACTCTGACGGTGTATGAAGATGTTGTGGAGATTGTTTCAGGCTTACAAG GTTTGAGACATCAGCCCAGTGTTCATTTCCAGCGCAGAGCTCTGAGTCTTCCCTCCAACACATCCTACGCCAACCTAACTGCTCTGCTCACCGTGGCCAGCTCCCCCTCGCACATCCAGCACTTTCCCCACCTGCAGGTCCTCAGCGGCAACGGCACAG GGACCGAGAAGAGGTTTGAGTTGACTCCTGTAGCGGCCATCTCTGTTCACTTATTGGCCAGCGACGGAGTGGAGCTGCAGGTGACTGAGCCAATCACGGTCTCCGTCCCGCTGCCGGCCGACAGTGGCCTGAAGGAAAATGATCACATCCCTGCTTGGAGATTTGACCCGCGCTTGG gtgCCTGGATAAAGAGCAGTTGGGGTCACGTGCAGCGGGAGGGCAACCAGCTCAGTCTGACCTACATCGCTCCTCAGCTAGGATATTGGGTGGCCGCCATGTCCCCACTAGACTCAG GTCCAGTGTTTGCGAAGGACATCAGCATGTACCACACCGTGTTCCTGTTGGCTATACTGGGAGGCATGGCTCTCATCCTGCTCTGCCTGCTCTGCCTCCTGTTGTACTACTGCAG GCGTCGTTGTTTGAAGCCTCGAGTGTCTCACCGCAAGCTCACACAGTCCTCTGGTCTGGACGGCAGTAAGAGGGACCAAGCCACCTCCATGTCCCACCTGAACCTCATCAGCAACGAG GTGCAGCTGGAACTTGTTTCCACAGCGACTGAGCCCGACATGACCACACCAATGCTGAAGCCTTCTTCATATGAGCACCAAGACAATCATCGTCAACACAGCCTAATCCATCACAGCAAACACAGCCGCTCCTCTCTCGGCAACAACAGCCACCACGGCTCATCTCTTGGCAATCTGACGCCTCGCAGCAGAGACTACCGGCAGTCTGTGGAGACGTTCCAATTAAAGGCTGCCCTTTCGAGTGGAACAGACAGAGGCTACCGTCAATCATACACCTCCGTCTGCTCATCCAGCAACCCCATTTCAGATGCACTGTCGTCAGCCAATCACGGTCAGGTGTCTGCTAACCAGCTGAGCAGTGTCGGGATTGTTGATTGCAtctccccttcctctcctcctcacacccCCAGTCGAGGGGAGGTGTGTGAGTGCAGAGCTCCCGACTACCTTCTGTCCCGCTCTGTGGACCACCTGGAGCGTCCCAGTCCCCCGCTGCTCCCCCGTCCGGGCCAGCTGCTCTGCTGCGGCTCTGTGGACCTGCTGAGTGGAGGAGAAGGCTACCCAAGGGTGCGTCCTACACTGGTGATCCCAGCACACTACATGCGCCTGCCTGGGGAGCACCCTCTGTCTGGTCAGGCCCTCCTGCTGCAGACTGACCAGCAGAGTGACTTGGAGACCATCCAGGCTGAGCTCAATGCCTCACATTCCCAGCAGCCCCTGGGGCAATCCCCCACTGACTGCACCCCACGTCCCAACAAGCAGGGTGAAGGAGGCCTGTCAGGGTCTCTGTCCATCCCAGCAGCGCTCGGGGAAACAGGTCTAGTGGAAATAAACATTGAGGACACCTTGTGGGCTGAAAAGACTTTAATGGAGCTCAGAGGAGGGAAGCCTCTGCCTCACCCACGAGCCTGGTTTGTCTCACTTGAAGGACGCTCCAACGCCATTCGTCACTCGTACATCGATCTCCAACGGGCGGGGTGCCACGGCAACACGccaggtggaggaggtcagCAAGGTAAAGGCAGCGGCGGGAGGCGCGGCAACAGCAACGACGCCAGTCTGGACTCCGGTGTGGACCTGAATGAGCTGAGAGTGGGCCGCAGAGGGAGAGACGCAGGgcgggaggaaagagagattGACCGGTCGAAGGGCACAGCACCAGCCATGGCCTACACTCAGCTGGTGTATGTGGATGATCTGGACGTGGGAGGCAGCGAGGAGGAGACGCCCAAGAGCAGCCCTCAGGACAGTATAACAGGACCCATCCTGTCAGACAAAGCAGAGGCTCAGAGAGGGGATCAGGGGGATGCGGAGGAGAAGAGAGTAGAGGGGGTGCAAATACAAGAGGAACCACCCTCACTTTCCTCTTCATCCCCCggttctcctcctcccctgccAACACCAGAGGGAGAGACGTTCAGGACTGATCATACGCTGCTGTCGGTCTCCCCCGATGACGATGCAGCTCacgaggatggagaggaggagaagaagagtcCCTGGCAGAAGAGAGAGGAGCGACCCCTGCTGTCCTTCAACATGAAATGA
- the fam171a1 gene encoding protein FAM171A1 isoform X1 — MVRRPSLCDWPGRGTPSPWIGGKGPGTETNPVKEMTVDGSNYNTEVTLKVHLSDASTHQPLGGATIQLFANHTSVTTETSSLDGNTYLRFPYRLGTPLVVTATKQGYVPNSVPWSPSRLPVFSSISLDLLPERAATLTVYEDVVEIVSGLQGLRHQPSVHFQRRALSLPSNTSYANLTALLTVASSPSHIQHFPHLQVLSGNGTGTEKRFELTPVAAISVHLLASDGVELQVTEPITVSVPLPADSGLKENDHIPAWRFDPRLGAWIKSSWGHVQREGNQLSLTYIAPQLGYWVAAMSPLDSGPVFAKDISMYHTVFLLAILGGMALILLCLLCLLLYYCRRRCLKPRVSHRKLTQSSGLDGSKRDQATSMSHLNLISNEVQLELVSTATEPDMTTPMLKPSSYEHQDNHRQHSLIHHSKHSRSSLGNNSHHGSSLGNLTPRSRDYRQSVETFQLKAALSSGTDRGYRQSYTSVCSSSNPISDALSSANHGQVSANQLSSVGIVDCISPSSPPHTPSRGEVCECRAPDYLLSRSVDHLERPSPPLLPRPGQLLCCGSVDLLSGGEGYPRVRPTLVIPAHYMRLPGEHPLSGQALLLQTDQQSDLETIQAELNASHSQQPLGQSPTDCTPRPNKQGEGGLSGSLSIPAALGETGLVEINIEDTLWAEKTLMELRGGKPLPHPRAWFVSLEGRSNAIRHSYIDLQRAGCHGNTPGGGGQQGKGSGGRRGNSNDASLDSGVDLNELRVGRRGRDAGREEREIDRSKGTAPAMAYTQLVYVDDLDVGGSEEETPKSSPQDSITGPILSDKAEAQRGDQGDAEEKRVEGVQIQEEPPSLSSSSPGSPPPLPTPEGETFRTDHTLLSVSPDDDAAHEDGEEEKKSPWQKREERPLLSFNMK; from the exons ATGGTCAGACGGCCGTCTCTTTGTGATTGGCCGGGACGCGGAACGCCGTCTCCGTGGATTGGAGGCAAAGGGCCTGGCACTGAAACAAACCCAGTTAAAGAGATGACTGTAGACGGCAGTAATTATAACACCG AGGTGACTCTGAAGGTCCACCTGAGCGATGCCAGCACTCACCAGCCTTTGGGAGGAGCCACCATACAGCTCTTCGCCAACCACACTTCTGTAACCACAGAAACCTCATCACTGGATGGCAACACCTACCTGCGCTTCCCCTACCGCCTTGGGACACCGTTGGTCGTCACCGCAACCAAACAGGGATATGTGCCAAACTCTGTGCCCTGGAGTCCTTCCAGATTACCtg TATTTTCCTCCATCAGCCTGGACCTGCTACCAGAAAGAGCTGCTACTCTGACGGTGTATGAAGATGTTGTGGAGATTGTTTCAGGCTTACAAG GTTTGAGACATCAGCCCAGTGTTCATTTCCAGCGCAGAGCTCTGAGTCTTCCCTCCAACACATCCTACGCCAACCTAACTGCTCTGCTCACCGTGGCCAGCTCCCCCTCGCACATCCAGCACTTTCCCCACCTGCAGGTCCTCAGCGGCAACGGCACAG GGACCGAGAAGAGGTTTGAGTTGACTCCTGTAGCGGCCATCTCTGTTCACTTATTGGCCAGCGACGGAGTGGAGCTGCAGGTGACTGAGCCAATCACGGTCTCCGTCCCGCTGCCGGCCGACAGTGGCCTGAAGGAAAATGATCACATCCCTGCTTGGAGATTTGACCCGCGCTTGG gtgCCTGGATAAAGAGCAGTTGGGGTCACGTGCAGCGGGAGGGCAACCAGCTCAGTCTGACCTACATCGCTCCTCAGCTAGGATATTGGGTGGCCGCCATGTCCCCACTAGACTCAG GTCCAGTGTTTGCGAAGGACATCAGCATGTACCACACCGTGTTCCTGTTGGCTATACTGGGAGGCATGGCTCTCATCCTGCTCTGCCTGCTCTGCCTCCTGTTGTACTACTGCAG GCGTCGTTGTTTGAAGCCTCGAGTGTCTCACCGCAAGCTCACACAGTCCTCTGGTCTGGACGGCAGTAAGAGGGACCAAGCCACCTCCATGTCCCACCTGAACCTCATCAGCAACGAG GTGCAGCTGGAACTTGTTTCCACAGCGACTGAGCCCGACATGACCACACCAATGCTGAAGCCTTCTTCATATGAGCACCAAGACAATCATCGTCAACACAGCCTAATCCATCACAGCAAACACAGCCGCTCCTCTCTCGGCAACAACAGCCACCACGGCTCATCTCTTGGCAATCTGACGCCTCGCAGCAGAGACTACCGGCAGTCTGTGGAGACGTTCCAATTAAAGGCTGCCCTTTCGAGTGGAACAGACAGAGGCTACCGTCAATCATACACCTCCGTCTGCTCATCCAGCAACCCCATTTCAGATGCACTGTCGTCAGCCAATCACGGTCAGGTGTCTGCTAACCAGCTGAGCAGTGTCGGGATTGTTGATTGCAtctccccttcctctcctcctcacacccCCAGTCGAGGGGAGGTGTGTGAGTGCAGAGCTCCCGACTACCTTCTGTCCCGCTCTGTGGACCACCTGGAGCGTCCCAGTCCCCCGCTGCTCCCCCGTCCGGGCCAGCTGCTCTGCTGCGGCTCTGTGGACCTGCTGAGTGGAGGAGAAGGCTACCCAAGGGTGCGTCCTACACTGGTGATCCCAGCACACTACATGCGCCTGCCTGGGGAGCACCCTCTGTCTGGTCAGGCCCTCCTGCTGCAGACTGACCAGCAGAGTGACTTGGAGACCATCCAGGCTGAGCTCAATGCCTCACATTCCCAGCAGCCCCTGGGGCAATCCCCCACTGACTGCACCCCACGTCCCAACAAGCAGGGTGAAGGAGGCCTGTCAGGGTCTCTGTCCATCCCAGCAGCGCTCGGGGAAACAGGTCTAGTGGAAATAAACATTGAGGACACCTTGTGGGCTGAAAAGACTTTAATGGAGCTCAGAGGAGGGAAGCCTCTGCCTCACCCACGAGCCTGGTTTGTCTCACTTGAAGGACGCTCCAACGCCATTCGTCACTCGTACATCGATCTCCAACGGGCGGGGTGCCACGGCAACACGccaggtggaggaggtcagCAAGGTAAAGGCAGCGGCGGGAGGCGCGGCAACAGCAACGACGCCAGTCTGGACTCCGGTGTGGACCTGAATGAGCTGAGAGTGGGCCGCAGAGGGAGAGACGCAGGgcgggaggaaagagagattGACCGGTCGAAGGGCACAGCACCAGCCATGGCCTACACTCAGCTGGTGTATGTGGATGATCTGGACGTGGGAGGCAGCGAGGAGGAGACGCCCAAGAGCAGCCCTCAGGACAGTATAACAGGACCCATCCTGTCAGACAAAGCAGAGGCTCAGAGAGGGGATCAGGGGGATGCGGAGGAGAAGAGAGTAGAGGGGGTGCAAATACAAGAGGAACCACCCTCACTTTCCTCTTCATCCCCCggttctcctcctcccctgccAACACCAGAGGGAGAGACGTTCAGGACTGATCATACGCTGCTGTCGGTCTCCCCCGATGACGATGCAGCTCacgaggatggagaggaggagaagaagagtcCCTGGCAGAAGAGAGAGGAGCGACCCCTGCTGTCCTTCAACATGAAATGA